One window of Quercus robur chromosome 5, dhQueRobu3.1, whole genome shotgun sequence genomic DNA carries:
- the LOC126726901 gene encoding protein PYRICULARIA ORYZAE RESISTANCE 21-like isoform X2 produces MGVDKKTTLMLIKVDLQCSRCYKKIKKVLCGIPQIQDQVYNEKENCVLIKVVCCSPEKIKQKIICKGGCAVKSIEIIEQPKEKPKENPKDPEKPKEKPKDPEKPKDPEKPKEKPKEPEKPKEPEKPKEPEKPKEKPKEPEKPKENPPPPPQPQPQLAYPVPFRTCCTECYEGRGGGPCYSGHGRPTPSYDGYYGRPIYDSYGGGGGGGYRSSYVSPCDYFGEENPSGCSIM; encoded by the exons ATGGGGGTGGATAAG AAGACAACATTGATGTTGATCAAGGTCGACCTTCAGTGCAGTCGCTGCTACAAGAAGATCAAGAAAGTGCTTTGTGGAATCCCTC AAATACAAGACCAGGTATACAACGAGAAGGAAAACTGTGTGTTAATCAAAGTGGTATGTTGCTCTCCTGAAAAGATTAAGCAAAAGATAATTTGCAAGGGTGGTTGTGCCGTTAAGAGCATTGAGATCATTGAGCAGCCTAAAGAGAAGCCAAAGGAAAACCCAAAAGATCCTGAGAAGCCTAAGGAGAAACCAAAAGACCCTGAGAAGCCCAAGGACCCTGAAAAGCCGAAGGAAAAGCCAAAAGAAC CTGAGAAGCCAAAGGAGCCAGAAAAGCCCAAAGAACCTGAGAAGCCTAAGGAAAAACCAAAAGAGCCTGAAAAGCCTAAagaaaacccaccaccaccaccacaaccacaaccacaactgGCTTACCCGGTTCCATTTAGGACTTGTTGCACTGAATGCTATGAGGGTCGTGGTGGGGGCCCATGCTATTCTGGACATGGTAGGCCAACCCCATCTTATGATGGCTACTATGGAAGGCCCATTTATGATAgttatggtggtggtggtggtggtgggtatAGAAGTAGTTACGTGAGTCCATGTGATTACTTCGGTGAAGAAAATCCCTCTGGATGCTCcatcatgtaa
- the LOC126726901 gene encoding RNA polymerase II degradation factor 1-like isoform X1, which yields MGVDKKTTLMLIKVDLQCSRCYKKIKKVLCGIPQIQDQVYNEKENCVLIKVVCCSPEKIKQKIICKGGCAVKSIEIIEQPKEKPKENPKDPEKPKEKPKDPEKPKDPEKPKEKPKEPEKPKEKPKEPEKPKEKPKEPEKPKEPEKPKEPEKPKEKPKEPEKPKENPPPPPQPQPQLAYPVPFRTCCTECYEGRGGGPCYSGHGRPTPSYDGYYGRPIYDSYGGGGGGGYRSSYVSPCDYFGEENPSGCSIM from the exons ATGGGGGTGGATAAG AAGACAACATTGATGTTGATCAAGGTCGACCTTCAGTGCAGTCGCTGCTACAAGAAGATCAAGAAAGTGCTTTGTGGAATCCCTC AAATACAAGACCAGGTATACAACGAGAAGGAAAACTGTGTGTTAATCAAAGTGGTATGTTGCTCTCCTGAAAAGATTAAGCAAAAGATAATTTGCAAGGGTGGTTGTGCCGTTAAGAGCATTGAGATCATTGAGCAGCCTAAAGAGAAGCCAAAGGAAAACCCAAAAGATCCTGAGAAGCCTAAGGAGAAACCAAAAGACCCTGAGAAGCCCAAGGACCCTGAAAAGCCGAAGGAAAAGCCAAAAGAACCTGAGAAGCCAAAGGAAAAACCAAAAGAGCCTGAAAAGCCGAAGGAAAAGCCGAAAGAACCTGAGAAGCCAAAGGAGCCAGAAAAGCCCAAAGAACCTGAGAAGCCTAAGGAAAAACCAAAAGAGCCTGAAAAGCCTAAagaaaacccaccaccaccaccacaaccacaaccacaactgGCTTACCCGGTTCCATTTAGGACTTGTTGCACTGAATGCTATGAGGGTCGTGGTGGGGGCCCATGCTATTCTGGACATGGTAGGCCAACCCCATCTTATGATGGCTACTATGGAAGGCCCATTTATGATAgttatggtggtggtggtggtggtgggtatAGAAGTAGTTACGTGAGTCCATGTGATTACTTCGGTGAAGAAAATCCCTCTGGATGCTCcatcatgtaa